The sequence ATCTCGGCGGCCGTGTCGATGCACGATCAGGGCCCCGTCACGCGGCGCCCCTATTGGCCAGACCCATCGGGGGCGGGAACCTCCAGGGCCTTGCCGCCCAGGATGAGGTCCACGGGGACACGGAGGACACCGCACAGGCCCACCAGCGTGGGGAGGCTGGGCAGCAACCTGCCGCGCTCCAGGCGGCTGAACACCAGTGTCGGCACGTGGATGGCCTCGGCCACCTGTGCCTGCGAGAGGCCCACCCGATGCCGGGCGGCGCGGACATTGGTTCCGATCTGCTGGGAGAGCTTCGCGTACATGAGGAGACCTGGGAGAAGAGGAGAATGCCGCGTGGGCGGCAATCCGAGCATATAGCTTATCAGGTTCAACAGTAGTATCCGCCCAGGGTTTACCCTCCTCCCGCGCTACTTCGCGGGGGTCCTCGTACGAGCGCCACTGTCGGTTGAGCATGTCCAGGAACGCCGCCCCCACACGCCCCGCCGAAGGAGAGGACACTTGAGCCCGCGTCTGCATCCCATCGTGCCCCCGGGCACGGACATCGGCGGGTACCTCGTGGAGGAGAAGCTGGGCGCCGGGGGATTCGGTGCCGTGTACCTCGCCCGGCGTGGAGGGCGGCTCTACGCGCTCAAGCTCATCCCGCTCTGGGGGCTGGCCGAGTGGGCCGAGCGTGAGGTGGCCATCCTCCTGCGGCTCAAGCACTCCAATCTGGTGCGCATCCGTGGGCACGGACAGTGGCCGGACGAAGCGCCCCAATCCTTCTTCATCGTCATGGACTTCGTGGAGGGGCGCCGGTTGGACGTGTGGACCAGGGAGGAGAACCCCTCGGCCCGCGAGGTCGTGCTCAAGGTGCTCGGCGTGGCGCGCGGGCTGGGCGCCGCGCACCGGGCGAAGGTGGTGCATCGAGACCTGAAGGAGAGCAACGTCGTCGTGCGCGCCTCGGACGG comes from Pyxidicoccus trucidator and encodes:
- a CDS encoding helix-turn-helix domain-containing protein, coding for MYAKLSQQIGTNVRAARHRVGLSQAQVAEAIHVPTLVFSRLERGRLLPSLPTLVGLCGVLRVPVDLILGGKALEVPAPDGSGQ